One segment of Macrotis lagotis isolate mMagLag1 chromosome 1, bilby.v1.9.chrom.fasta, whole genome shotgun sequence DNA contains the following:
- the RAB11FIP1 gene encoding rab11 family-interacting protein 1 isoform X1: MSLSARGRGLGVEWSPTHVQVTVLQARGLRAKGPGGTSDAYALIQVGKEKYATSVSERCLGAPVWREEATFELPPLGLPPGPGNAATLQLTVLHRALLGLDKFLGRAEVDLRELHRDQGRRKTQWYILKSKPGKKEKERGAIEVDIQFMRNNMTASMFDLSVKDKSRNPFGKLKDKIKGKRHEEPSDTASAIVSSTMHTIDSDDDDSPTKDKKKKSKIKNLFSRSSLQKTSLSQSMSVLPTTKPEKLTLHPGDFQSQWEDDVEDESSSPSSSMSHRRTASADIKQLSQMNFTLPKKEGLSFFGGLRSKNDQLSRSNVCINGNHIYLEQPELKNETMTKDSSPSSSPSPQGFRKKHLFSSTENLSSRPFKESGETGRMSPDQRLSGSLPKDSLKSLTLPSYKPVVTGDVNVAPMSTESEKESKENRKQENKKSSLLSLVTGKKDALKNSESESSIPSVLVKEKEITPMEATAKEKETGLVEIPVKALDEKPEEDLSASISGQVKSPSPTEEVHRMLQSGAESEPTSRPPALSARGPQTKAVKPRLGVSPEAQSKAKLPPSLCDSSLFFSAPTSGSSPDSLHSKLGQESKTEPSESFSDLSSFSPSTIAPVSTSTPIENWPFSQENQANSKELSFLLAVKSQKEGSILVSNASSDSLESLDKHSSLHKGNGVSIEEIGEKEVGKNKANMESSRSSSDILENTNDKHLTKEEKVSIFPKINKSNYLPISRDPQQNVTLIQDRSETGKPWMEGSKEFTSLCAPSLENQVSDNGVVATNEGAELSHKMKDLGTSFDSIVGKSNLIGLHDREGHKKIKKRVSFSEELFSEEEVEKPIYFTEEEKNKPLELKTKDVVNNTLSDREPEEIKKKIKTAEPNSLSLPLKTGVRTTFELNHDEPASLTDIFPSDPLVGSVLISESHGKHPSEELVRESRSEKVTPFIIERYENYSENYQSKASDHEGLLSDPFRSLDSVSDLKSPVMGDLSLTLPSIPEVTSDDERVEQLEDVRKTPTIKNHLKTETPFSCSLTSSSEEENQSPSVGHASTFFQEEKNVLQVEKPKAVVNSSILSSEQTTAVDVCKLLQGEGLGLDKNISISESLEKQVWREEVNHTEENRSQRSSSQGSPVLGHSLSETFNITHSFPDSLHFDTYHTNRAESPQKTSADCSAAKVENSDKRKQLLRAWVSPSEPHPFPAQPTGGTTVSAKHRTHPVKPMNTTATKTLPTSLGTATIISENLLNEAIIKKYKPSDPEFAYTQLTHDELIQLVLKQKETINKKEFQVRELEDYIDNLLVKVMEETPNILRSPAQLKNKAGKM, from the exons GTGGTATATTCTGAAATCAAAGccagggaagaaggagaaagagcgAGGAGCTATTGAAGTAGACATCCAGTTTATGAGAAACAATATGACTGCCAGCATGTTTGACCTGTCCGTGAAGGATAAGTCCCGTAATCCATTTGGGAAattgaaagacaaaatcaaagGGAAACGGCATGAAGAACCTTCTGACACTGCCTCAGCCATTGTCTCCAGTACGATGCACACCATAGATAGTGATGATGACGACTCCCCTACAAAAgacaagaagaagaaatcaaagatcaaAAACTTGTTTTCTAGGTCTAGCTTACAGAAAACATCCCTTTCCCAGTCTATGTCTGTCCTTCCTACAACTAAGCCAGAGAAATTGACACTCCACCCAGGAGACTTCCAGTCCCAATGGGAAGATGATGTGGAAGATGAATCCTCTTCACCCTCCAGCA GCATGTCTCACAGGAGAACTGCAAGTGCAGATATCAAGCAGCTAAGTCAGATGAACTTTACCCTTCCTAAGAAAGAAGGATTATCCTTTTTTGGTGGCCTTCGGTCTAAGAATGACCAACTCTCCCGATCTAATGTATGTATCAATGGAAATCACATTTATCTAGAGCAGCCAGAGCTCAAAAATGAGACCATGACAAAGGACAGCTCCCCATCTTCCTCCCCATCTCCTCAAGGATTTAGGAAGAAGCATTTGTTTTCATCTACAGAAAATCTATCTTCCAGACCTTTTAAGGAATCTGGGGAGACAGGGCGGATGTCTCCAGACCAACGACTATCCGGGTCTCTTCCAAAAGATTCTTTAAAATCTCTGACTCTGCCATCCTACAAACCAGTTGTTACTGGAGATGTGAATGTGGCCCCTATGAGTacagaaagtgagaaagaaagtaAGGAGAACAGGAAGCAGGAGAACAAGAAATCTTCTTTGCTATCTTTGGTCACAGGAAAAAAGGATGCTCTGAAAAACAGTGAATCGGAAAGCAGCATTCCTAGTGTATtggtgaaggaaaaggaaatcaccCCTATGGAAGCCACagcaaaggaaaaagagacagGACTTGTTGAAATTCCAGTAAAAGCCCTTGATGAGAAGCCTGAAGAAGACTTGTCTGCCTCTATCTCTGGACAGGTCAAATCTCCAAGTCCCACTGAGGAAGTGCACAGGATGCTGCAGTCTGGAGCAGAATCTGAACCCACATCTAGGCCACCTGCCCTTTCTGCACGGGGGCCCCAAACCAAAGCTGTTAAACCCAG ACTGGGAGTGTCTCCAGAGGCTCAATCCAAAGCCaagcttcctccttctctttgtgattcttctcttttcttttctgctcCTACTTCTGGTTCTAGTCCTGATTCCTTACATTCTAAACTGGGACAAGAATCAAAGACAGAACCCTCAGAAAGCTTTTctgatctttcttctttctcacctTCCACCATAGCTCCTGTTTCTACTTCTACTCCAATTGAAAACTGGCCTTTTTCTCAGGAGAACCAGGCCAATTCTAAagaactttctttccttcttgctgTGAAATCTCAAAAAGAGGGTTCAATTCTAGTTTCAAATGCTTCCTCTGATTCCCTGGAATCACTTGATAAGCATTCTTCATTGCATAAAGGAAATGGAGTCTCTATAGAAGAGATTGGGGAGAAAGAAGTAGGAAAGAATAAGGCAAACATGGAATCCTCTAGATCCTCATCAGATATACTGGAAAATACAAATGATAAGCACctcacaaaagaagaaaaggtctCAATATTTCCTAAAATCAACAAATCAAATTATCTCCCTATATCTAGAGATCCCCAACAAAATGTTACTCTCATTCAAGACAGAAGTGAGACTGGAAAACCTTGGatggaaggaagtaaagaattTACATCTTTATGTGCGCCATCTTTAGAAAACCAAGTCAGTGATAATGGAGTAGTTGCTACTAATGAAGGAGCTGAGttgtcccataaaatgaaagatttgggcACATCATTTGACTCTATAGTTGGAAAAAGCAACTTAATTGGCCTGCATGATAGAGAGGGCCACAAGAAGATCAAGAAGCGTGTGTCCTTCTCTGAAGAGCTTTTCTCagaagaggaagtagaaaagcccatttattttacagaagaggagaaaaacaaaCCTCTAGAGTTAAAGACTAAAGATGTAGTGAACAATACATTATCTGACAGAGAAccagaggaaattaaaaagaaaataaagacagcTGAACCAAACAGTctttctttgccactaaaaacaGGAGTGAGGACTACTTTTGAACTGAATCATGATGAACCAGCTTCCCTGACTGACATCTTTCCCTCTGATCCACTTGTTGGTAGTGTATTGATATCTGAGTCTCATGGGAAGCATCCTTCAGAAGAACTGGTGAGGGAATCCAGATCAGAAAAAGTCACTCCATTCATTATTGAGCGATATGAAAATTATAGTGAGAATTATCAGAGCAAAGCCAGTGATCATGAAGGCCTGCTCTCTGATCCCTTCAGAAGTCTTGACTCGGTTTCAGATCTCAAATCTCCAGTTATGGGGGATCTGAGCCTGACACTTCCCTCCATTCCAGAAGTAACATCAGATGATGAGAGAGTAGAACAATTGGAAGATGTCAGAAAGACTCCAACTATAAAGAATCATCTGAAAACTGAAACACCATTTTCCTGCTCATTAACCTCTTCTTCTGAAGAGGAAAACCAAAGTCCATCAGTGGGCCATGCATCTACATtctttcaagaggaaaaaaatgtcctCCAAGTGGAAAAACCTAAAGCTGTTGTTAACTCCTCCATATTGTCTTCAGAGCAGACCACAGCAGTGGATGTTTGCAAACTGCTCCAGGGAGAAGGCTTAGGTTTAGATAAAAACATCTCAATCTCTGAGAGTTTGGAGAAACAGGTATGGAGGGAGGAGGTTAACCatactgaggaaaataggagTCAAAGGTCATCTTCTCAGGGTTCTCCTGTTTTGGGTCACTCCCTTTCTGAGACCTTTAATATAACACACTCTTTTCCTGACTCTCTACACTTTGACACTTATCACACAAATAGAGCAGAATCTCCCCAAAAAACATCAGCAGACTGCTCGGCTGCTAAAGTTGAAAATTCTGACAAGAGGAAGCAGCTTCTCCGGGCGTGGGTTTCGCCCTCAGAGCCACATCCATTCCCAGCTCAGCCAACTGGTGGAACCACTGTGTCTGCCAAGCACAG AACTCATCCTGTGAAGCCAATGAATACAACAGCAACAAAGACCCTTCCAACCAGTTTGGGTACTGCTACCATCATCAGTGAGAACTTGCTTAATGAGGCCATTATAAAG aaatacaaaccaTCTGATCCTGAATTTGCTTATACTCAACTAACCCATGATGAGCTGATCCAGCTGGTCCTGAAACAGAAGGAAACCATAAATAAGAAGGAGTTTCAGGTTCGTGAGCTGGAGGACTACATAGACAACTTGCTTGTCAAAGTCATGGAAGAAACCCCCAACATCCTCCGCTCTCCGGCACAATTAAAGAATAAAGCAGGGAAGATGTGA